Proteins co-encoded in one Accipiter gentilis chromosome 33, bAccGen1.1, whole genome shotgun sequence genomic window:
- the KDELR2 gene encoding ER lumen protein-retaining receptor 2 encodes MNIFRLTGDLSHLAAIIILLLKIWKSRSCAGISGKSQLLFALVFTTRYLDLFTSFISLYNTSMKLIYIACSYATVYLIYMKFKATYDGNHDTFRVEFLIVPVGGLSFLVNHDFSPLEILWTFSIYLESVAILPQLFMISKTGEAETITTHYLFFLGLYRALYLVNWIWRYYFEGFFDLIAVVAGVVQTVLYCDFFYLYVTKVLKGKKLSLPA; translated from the exons atgaaCATCTTCCGCCTCACCGGGGACTTGTCCCACCTGGCGGCCATCATCATCCTGCTGCTTAAGATCTGGAAGAGCCGCTCCTGCGCGG GTATTTCTGGGAAAAGCCAGCTTCTGTTTGCACTGGTCTTCACTACCCGTTATCTGGACCTCTTCACTTCATTCATTTCATTGTATAACACATCTATGAAG CTTATCTACATTGCTTGCTCATATGCCACTGTGTATCTGATCTACATGAAATTTAAGGCCACCTATGATGGAAACCATGATACATTCAGAGTGGAGTTTCTGATAGTTCCTGTTGGTGGACTCTCATTTCTTGTCAATCATGACTTCTCTCCTCTGGAG atactGTGGACCTTCTCCATCTATCTTGAATCGGTTGCTATTCTCCCTCAACTTTTTATGATCAGCAAAACTGGGGAAGCAGAGACCATCACTACTCACTATCTTTTCTTCTTGGGTCTGTACCGTGCCTTGTACTTAGTCAACTGGATTTGGCGCTACTATTTTGAGGGATTTTTTGACCTCATAGCTGTTGTTGCTGGTGTGGTCCAGACCGTTCTTTACTGTGACTTCTTCTATTTGTATGTTACAAAAG TACTCAAGGGAAAGAAGCTCAGTTTGCCAGCGTAA
- the DAGLB gene encoding diacylglycerol lipase-beta isoform X1 — translation MPGLVVFGRRWAIGSDDFVLPGAFELFVRLVWWIGILALYTVHKGQFNCPGGGLLHSYLLVLLILLASIICALSALVYVSMQGTISNPGPRKSLPKLLYTRLLLYLPEFIWAVVGAVWVTDSSVHCEKTVINVIIGTVIASWVIIIFTIIGVVIVFDPLGGKKTFYLTDSVNRNLESSQSGQLLYNVKNTATRVWEKRIRLLCCCIVQDDDHRVAFTSIAELFRAYFSDTDLVPSDIAAGLTLLHQEQDKMESCPKEPEEVLCHSPSSLVTDDLDIELENAAHYMLFAAAAYGWPYYIYTNPFTALCKLNGDCCGTRPTDTDITGSDRRNFHFGSILRITGLQYRDFIHISFHNKIYEIPFFVALDHKKEAIVVAVRGTLSFEDILTDLSADCEDLTLEDVLENGFVHKGITQAANYIYRKLINDGILNQAFSIAPEYKLVIVGHSLGGGTASILAIMLRNSFPTLRCYAFSPPGGLLSKSLADYTKHFIVSVIVGKDLVARLSMPNMEDLKRRIVRIVANCNRPKYQILLRGCWYEVFGGDPDNFPTELDGRNQDALTQPLLAEESLMVHRSPSYNALEDESHLNSPPQYPRLYLPGKIIHIVEESSSRRLCSSDMKYTARWSNETVFSSILISPKMITDHMPDVVLKALNSLSHEHGSCISCQTQECNTNVV, via the exons ATGCCGGGTCTGGTGGTGTTCGGCAGGCGGTGGGCCATCGGCAGCGACGACTTCGTCCTCCCGGGGGCCTTTGAGCTCTTCGTCAGGCTGGTGTG GTGGATTGGAATTCTTGCTCTTTACACAGTTCATAAAGGGCAGTTTAACTGTCCTGGGGGAGGATTGCTGCACAGCTACTTGCTCGTCCTCCTCATTCTCCTGGCTTCTATAATATGTGCATTATCTGCTCTTGTGTACGTCAGTATGCAAG GAACGATTTCTAATCCAGGCCCAAGAAAATCACTTCCCAAGCTACTTTATACTCGCCTACTTCTCTATTTGCCTGAATTCATCTGGGCTGTTGTAGGAGCTGTATGGGTGACAGACAGCAGTGTGCACTGCGAGAAGACTGTGATAAATGTCATCATTGGGACAGTTATTGCAAG ctgggTTATCATCATCTTTACCATCATTGGAGTTGTAATCGTCTTTGATCCACTTGGTGGGAAAAAGACATTCTACCTCACCGATAGTGTAAATCGGAACCTGGAAAGCAGTCAGTCAGGGCAGTTGCTATATAACGTGAAGAACACTGCCACCAGAGTCTGGGAAAAAAGAATCAGGTTACTGTGTTGTTGTATTGTGCAAGATGATGACCATCGAGTGGCTTTTACAAGTATTGCAGAGCTTTTCCGCGCCTACTTTTCA GACACTGATCTGGTGCCAAGTGACATAGCAGCTGGTTTGACTCTGCTCCATCAAGAGCAAGATAAAATGGAAAGTTGCCCAAAAGAGCCTGAAGAAGTCCTGTGTCATTCTCCATCATCTCTTGTG ACAGACGATTTGGATATTGAACTGGAGAATGCTGCTCACTATATGCTGTTTGCTGCAGCTGCTTATGGCTGGCCCTATTACATATACACCAACCCATTTACTGCACTCTGTAAGCTCAATGGTGACTG TTGCGGAACTAGACCAACAGATACTGATATAACTGGCAGTGATCGTCGTAACTTTCACTTTGGATCCATCCTAAGAATAACAGGACTGCAGTACAGAGACTTCATTCACATCAGTTTTCATAACAAG ATCTATGAGATtccattttttgttgctttggatCACAAAAAAGAAGCTATTGTGGTTGCAGTGAGAGGAACCTTGTCTTTTGAG GACATTCTCACTGATCTGTCAGCAGATTGTGAAGACTTGACACTGGAGGATGTTCTAGAGAATGGCTTTGTACATAAG GGAATAACTCAAGCTGCAAACTATATCTATCGGAAGCTAATAAATGATGGAATTTTAAACCAGGCTTTCTCAATTGCTCCA GAATATAAACTTGTGATAGTTGGTCACAGTTTGGGTGGTGGAACAGCTTCTATATTGGCGATCATGCTCAGGAACTCTTTCCCAACATTAAGGTGTTATGCCTTTTCTCCTCCAGGAGGACTGTTAAG caAATCACTTGCAGATTACACTAAGCACTTCATTGTTTCAGTCATTGTTGGAAAGGACCTTGTTGCAAG GTTAAGTATGCCCAACATGGAGGACTTAAAAAGGAGGATAGTGAGAATTGTGGCAAACTGCAACAGACCCAAG TACCAGATTTTGCTGCGTGGATGTTGGTACGAAGTATTTGGAGGAGATCCAGATAACTTCCCAACTGAGCTGGATGGTAGAAACCAagatgccctcacccagccactTCTAGCTGAGGAGAGTTTAATGGTTCATCGATCACCTTCATACAATGCCCTTGAGGATGAATCGCACCTAAATTCCCCACCTCAGTATCCTCGTCTGTATCTTCCTGGAAAGATTATCCATATTGTAGAAGAATCCAGCTCTAGGAG gtTGTGCTCTTCAGATATGAAATACACAGCAAGATGGTCAAATGAAACAGTCTTCAGCAGCATTTTAATAAGTCCCAAGATGATAACAGACCACATGCCAGATGTTGTGCTCAAAGCTCTGAACAGTTTGTCTCACGAACATGGATCATGTATTTCT
- the DAGLB gene encoding diacylglycerol lipase-beta isoform X2 encodes MCIICSCVRQYASVLSLYKLPCLCVSTHTPPPHNPVINKLVQGGTISNPGPRKSLPKLLYTRLLLYLPEFIWAVVGAVWVTDSSVHCEKTVINVIIGTVIASWVIIIFTIIGVVIVFDPLGGKKTFYLTDSVNRNLESSQSGQLLYNVKNTATRVWEKRIRLLCCCIVQDDDHRVAFTSIAELFRAYFSDTDLVPSDIAAGLTLLHQEQDKMESCPKEPEEVLCHSPSSLVTDDLDIELENAAHYMLFAAAAYGWPYYIYTNPFTALCKLNGDCCGTRPTDTDITGSDRRNFHFGSILRITGLQYRDFIHISFHNKIYEIPFFVALDHKKEAIVVAVRGTLSFEDILTDLSADCEDLTLEDVLENGFVHKGITQAANYIYRKLINDGILNQAFSIAPEYKLVIVGHSLGGGTASILAIMLRNSFPTLRCYAFSPPGGLLSKSLADYTKHFIVSVIVGKDLVARLSMPNMEDLKRRIVRIVANCNRPKYQILLRGCWYEVFGGDPDNFPTELDGRNQDALTQPLLAEESLMVHRSPSYNALEDESHLNSPPQYPRLYLPGKIIHIVEESSSRRLCSSDMKYTARWSNETVFSSILISPKMITDHMPDVVLKALNSLSHEHGSCISCQTQECNTNVV; translated from the exons ATGTGCATTATCTGCTCTTGTGTACGTCAGTATGCAAG TGTTTTAAGCCTTTACAAATTACCCTGCCTGTGCGTGAGCACGCACACCCCACCACCTCATAACCCTGTGATCAACAAACTGGTTCAAGGAG GAACGATTTCTAATCCAGGCCCAAGAAAATCACTTCCCAAGCTACTTTATACTCGCCTACTTCTCTATTTGCCTGAATTCATCTGGGCTGTTGTAGGAGCTGTATGGGTGACAGACAGCAGTGTGCACTGCGAGAAGACTGTGATAAATGTCATCATTGGGACAGTTATTGCAAG ctgggTTATCATCATCTTTACCATCATTGGAGTTGTAATCGTCTTTGATCCACTTGGTGGGAAAAAGACATTCTACCTCACCGATAGTGTAAATCGGAACCTGGAAAGCAGTCAGTCAGGGCAGTTGCTATATAACGTGAAGAACACTGCCACCAGAGTCTGGGAAAAAAGAATCAGGTTACTGTGTTGTTGTATTGTGCAAGATGATGACCATCGAGTGGCTTTTACAAGTATTGCAGAGCTTTTCCGCGCCTACTTTTCA GACACTGATCTGGTGCCAAGTGACATAGCAGCTGGTTTGACTCTGCTCCATCAAGAGCAAGATAAAATGGAAAGTTGCCCAAAAGAGCCTGAAGAAGTCCTGTGTCATTCTCCATCATCTCTTGTG ACAGACGATTTGGATATTGAACTGGAGAATGCTGCTCACTATATGCTGTTTGCTGCAGCTGCTTATGGCTGGCCCTATTACATATACACCAACCCATTTACTGCACTCTGTAAGCTCAATGGTGACTG TTGCGGAACTAGACCAACAGATACTGATATAACTGGCAGTGATCGTCGTAACTTTCACTTTGGATCCATCCTAAGAATAACAGGACTGCAGTACAGAGACTTCATTCACATCAGTTTTCATAACAAG ATCTATGAGATtccattttttgttgctttggatCACAAAAAAGAAGCTATTGTGGTTGCAGTGAGAGGAACCTTGTCTTTTGAG GACATTCTCACTGATCTGTCAGCAGATTGTGAAGACTTGACACTGGAGGATGTTCTAGAGAATGGCTTTGTACATAAG GGAATAACTCAAGCTGCAAACTATATCTATCGGAAGCTAATAAATGATGGAATTTTAAACCAGGCTTTCTCAATTGCTCCA GAATATAAACTTGTGATAGTTGGTCACAGTTTGGGTGGTGGAACAGCTTCTATATTGGCGATCATGCTCAGGAACTCTTTCCCAACATTAAGGTGTTATGCCTTTTCTCCTCCAGGAGGACTGTTAAG caAATCACTTGCAGATTACACTAAGCACTTCATTGTTTCAGTCATTGTTGGAAAGGACCTTGTTGCAAG GTTAAGTATGCCCAACATGGAGGACTTAAAAAGGAGGATAGTGAGAATTGTGGCAAACTGCAACAGACCCAAG TACCAGATTTTGCTGCGTGGATGTTGGTACGAAGTATTTGGAGGAGATCCAGATAACTTCCCAACTGAGCTGGATGGTAGAAACCAagatgccctcacccagccactTCTAGCTGAGGAGAGTTTAATGGTTCATCGATCACCTTCATACAATGCCCTTGAGGATGAATCGCACCTAAATTCCCCACCTCAGTATCCTCGTCTGTATCTTCCTGGAAAGATTATCCATATTGTAGAAGAATCCAGCTCTAGGAG gtTGTGCTCTTCAGATATGAAATACACAGCAAGATGGTCAAATGAAACAGTCTTCAGCAGCATTTTAATAAGTCCCAAGATGATAACAGACCACATGCCAGATGTTGTGCTCAAAGCTCTGAACAGTTTGTCTCACGAACATGGATCATGTATTTCT